The following are encoded together in the Bacillus rossius redtenbacheri isolate Brsri chromosome 9 unlocalized genomic scaffold, Brsri_v3 Brsri_v3_scf9_1, whole genome shotgun sequence genome:
- the LOC134542562 gene encoding uncharacterized protein LOC134542562, with amino-acid sequence MQPPVQVLLTALLLLLVGAHCRRVRVRPQPQDEQDSQTEQHQYYSQPQAQAVDLLPDPYNGLYGRPAARGQTDPEYRPRVSARAKEPPKQPPVATIRNYSKVNDDGSFTFGYEAADGSFKEETRGTDCVVRGKYGYVDPDGNKREFTYVSGNPCDPNSINQEEESKEEVDDSGEENIPRGPIRPLRPVRPTPAPLPRPTTTFFEEDFSQDEDSVDDAPQQVLRPRQGYRAQQAARPTPLYTPTSYVEQDTQRPVVRPQPAVRITPRPPVAATTVRAQLPPTTYRPQLVQLAVTPRPGVVYSRQPAHTTPAVDFDDELKKFQLEHSIATTARAVPQVQSQAQSPAKAQGAEPVYETQLVYDPASGQYNTVLYQQLSPKSAAGFSLNHRLQGYVQQPAYNQLYQQQQAALLQRSQRLYAQQQQQRAAEQQHRFQPKAAPYQQDSRGFYYVQPQTEQSGGLAHGQIDAFLRGHNLSY; translated from the coding sequence GTGCTGCTGACAGCGCTACTGCTCCTCCTGGTGGGAGCGCACTGTCGCAGGGTGAGGGTGCGCCCTCAGCCGCAGGACGAGCAGGACAGCCAGACCGAGCAGCACCAGTACTACTCGCAGCCCCAGGCTCAGGCGGTGGACCTGCTGCCAGACCCCTACAACGGTCTGTACGGCCGCCCCGCCGCGCGCGGACAGACCGACCCCGAGTACCGGCCGCGCGTGTCCGCGCGCGCCAAGGAGCCGCCCAAACAGCCGCCCGTCGCCACCATCCGCAACTACAGCAAGGTGAACGACGACGGCTCCTTCACCTTCGGCTACGAGGCGGCCGACGGCAGCTTCAAGGAGGAGACCCGGGGCACCGACTGCGTCGTCAGGGGCAAGTACGGCTACGTCGATCCCGACGGCAACAAGAGGGAGTTCACGTACGTGTCGGGCAACCCTTGCGACCCCAACAGCATCAACCAGGAGGAGGAAAGCAAAGAAGAAGTGGACGACAGTGGAGAGGAAAACATACCGAGGGGTCCCATTAGACCATTGAGACCGGTGAGGCCCACGCCTGCTCCCCTGCCACGTCcaaccaccacattcttcgaggAAGACTTCAGTCAGGACGAGGATTCAGTGGACGATGCGCCCCAGCAAGTGCTCAGACCGCGACAAGGCTACCGAGCACAGCAGGCCGCCAGACCGACGCCTCTGTACACGCCGACCTCGTACGTGGAGCAGGACACCCAGCGGCCTGTGGTGAGACCCCAGCCGGCAGTCAGGATCACCCCGCGACCCCCGGTGGCGGCCACCACGGTGCGGGCCCAGCTGCCCCCCACCACGTACCGCCCCCAGCTGGTGCAGCTGGCGGTGACCCCCAGGCCCGGGGTGGTGTACTCCCGGCAGCCCGCGCACACCACGCCGGCCGTCGACTTCGACGACGAGCTGAAGAAGTTCCAGCTGGAGCACAGCATCGCCACGACGGCCCGCGCCGTGCCCCAGGTGCAGTCCCAGGCGCAGAGCCCGGCCAAGGCCCAGGGGGCGGAGCCCGTGTACGAGACCCAGCTGGTGTACGACCCCGCCTCGGGCCAGTACAACACCGTGCTGTACCAGCAGCTGTCGCCCAAGAGCGCGGCGGGCTTCAGCCTGAACCACCGCCTGCAGGGCTACGTGCAGCAGCCCGCCTACAACCAGCTGTACCAGCAGCAGCAGGCCGCGCTGCTGCAGCGCTCGCAGCGGCTGTAcgcgcagcagcagcagcagcgcgcCGCGGAGCAGCAGCACAGGTTCCAGCCCAAGGCGGCGCCCTACCAGCAGGACTCGCGCGGCTTCTACTACGTGCAGCCGCAGACGGAGCAGAGCGGCGGCCTCGCGCACGGACAGATAGACGCCTTCCTGCGCGGCCACAACCTGTCCTACTGA